From Terriglobales bacterium, the proteins below share one genomic window:
- the nuoD gene encoding NADH dehydrogenase (quinone) subunit D, translating into MSHLIPTPALDPTQEGVMILNMGPQHPSTHGVLRLVLEVEGENVVRLVPDIGYLHTGIEKTCEAKFYQQVVVLTDRIDYLCPMTNNLCYVLAVEKLLGLEIPPRAQWMRVLLNELTRINSHLVWLGTHAIDIGAMSVFLYCFREREDVLRIFEMVSGQRMMTSYFRVGGLALEPPLGFFEVVKKFADRFPAHVDEYESLLTENRIWKDRTRGVAHISAEDAVAMGVSGPSLRASGVDYDLRRDMPYSSYDKFRFHVPVRHEGDVYARYLVRVQEMRESIGIVLQALAGMPEGPGKADAPKVVLPEREKMKTQMEALIYHFKIVTEGFTVPAGEVYQAVESPRGEMGYYVVSDGTAKPYRVHMRSPSFANLQALPHMCQNRLIADVVAAIGSIDIVLGEIDR; encoded by the coding sequence ATGTCCCACCTGATCCCGACCCCCGCCCTCGACCCCACGCAGGAAGGCGTGATGATCCTGAACATGGGGCCGCAGCATCCCTCCACCCACGGAGTGCTGCGTCTGGTGCTGGAAGTCGAAGGCGAGAATGTGGTGCGCCTGGTCCCCGACATCGGCTACCTGCACACCGGGATCGAGAAGACCTGCGAGGCCAAGTTCTACCAGCAGGTGGTGGTGCTCACCGACCGCATCGACTACCTGTGTCCCATGACCAACAACCTGTGCTACGTGCTGGCGGTGGAGAAGCTGCTGGGGCTGGAGATCCCGCCGCGGGCGCAGTGGATGCGGGTGCTGCTCAACGAGCTCACGCGCATCAACTCCCACCTGGTGTGGCTGGGGACGCATGCCATCGACATCGGCGCCATGTCCGTCTTCCTCTACTGCTTCCGGGAGCGCGAGGACGTGCTGCGCATCTTCGAGATGGTCAGCGGCCAGCGCATGATGACCTCCTACTTCCGCGTGGGAGGCCTGGCGCTGGAGCCGCCCCTGGGCTTCTTCGAGGTGGTGAAGAAGTTCGCCGATCGCTTCCCCGCGCACGTGGACGAGTACGAGAGCCTGCTCACGGAGAACCGCATCTGGAAGGACCGCACCCGCGGCGTCGCGCACATTTCCGCCGAAGACGCCGTCGCCATGGGCGTGAGCGGGCCCTCGCTGCGCGCCAGCGGCGTGGACTACGACCTGCGCCGCGACATGCCCTACTCTAGCTACGACAAGTTCCGCTTCCACGTCCCGGTCAGGCACGAGGGCGACGTCTATGCCCGATACCTGGTGCGGGTGCAGGAGATGCGCGAGTCCATCGGGATCGTGCTGCAGGCACTGGCCGGCATGCCCGAAGGGCCGGGGAAGGCCGACGCGCCCAAGGTCGTCCTGCCCGAACGCGAGAAGATGAAGACGCAGATGGAAGCGCTCATCTACCACTTCAAGATCGTCACCGAGGGCTTCACCGTGCCCGCGGGCGAGGTGTATCAGGCGGTGGAGTCGCCGCGGGGCGAGATGGGCTACTACGTGGTCTCGGACGGCACCGCCAAGCCCTACCGCGTCCACATGCGCTCGCCCTCGTTCGCCAACCTGCAGGCGCTGCCGCACATGTGCCAGAACCGCCTAATCGCGGATGTGGTGGCAGCCATCGGGAGCATTGACATCGTTTTGGGAGAGATTGATCGCTGA
- a CDS encoding NADH-quinone oxidoreductase subunit A, producing MPDNYFARYLPLLVHLLMALGIAGGMVALSALLGWRRPSRVKSQPYECGMTPTGDARGRFSVKFYLVGMLFILFDVEVVFLYPWAVAFRELGMFGFYEMLVYIAVILVGFLYIWKKGVLDWAFERGES from the coding sequence ATGCCCGACAACTACTTCGCTCGCTACCTGCCGTTGCTGGTGCACCTGCTGATGGCACTGGGGATTGCGGGCGGCATGGTGGCCCTTTCCGCCCTCCTGGGTTGGCGCCGCCCCAGCCGGGTCAAGTCCCAGCCCTATGAGTGCGGCATGACCCCCACGGGCGACGCCCGCGGCCGCTTTTCGGTGAAGTTCTACCTGGTGGGCATGCTCTTCATCCTGTTCGACGTGGAAGTGGTCTTCCTCTACCCCTGGGCGGTGGCCTTCCGCGAGCTGGGGATGTTCGGCTTCTACGAGATGCTGGTGTACATCGCGGTGATCCTGGTGGGCTTCCTCTATATATGGAAGAAAGGGGTACTGGACTGGGCCTTCGAGCGAGGCGAATCCTGA
- a CDS encoding NADH-quinone oxidoreductase subunit C — protein sequence MSLDPAIIDLEALQERAPIALLRSALPDAVTAGKFDRGELTLWIERAHLREACSLLKSDLHFNFLADVTCVDWHPTEPRFEVVYHLLSIPRKERLRLKVRLAGGDASLESVTSVWPAADFFEREVFDLFGMRFQGHPNLRRLLMPEDWEGHPLRKDYPVEGYR from the coding sequence ATGTCCCTCGACCCCGCGATCATCGACTTGGAAGCGCTCCAGGAGCGCGCCCCCATCGCACTGCTGCGCAGTGCGCTGCCTGACGCGGTCACGGCCGGCAAGTTCGACCGCGGCGAGCTCACGCTTTGGATCGAACGCGCCCACCTGCGCGAAGCCTGCTCCCTGCTGAAGTCCGACCTCCACTTCAACTTCCTGGCCGATGTGACTTGCGTGGATTGGCATCCCACCGAGCCGCGCTTCGAGGTGGTCTATCACCTGCTCTCCATCCCGCGGAAAGAGCGATTGCGACTGAAGGTGCGCCTGGCGGGCGGCGACGCCAGCCTGGAATCGGTAACCTCGGTCTGGCCCGCCGCCGACTTCTTCGAGCGCGAAGTCTTTGACCTCTTCGGCATGCGCTTCCAGGGGCATCCCAACCTGCGCCGTCTGCTCATGCCCGAGGACTGGGAGGGCCACCCGCTGCGCAAGGACTACCCCGTCGAGGGATACCGCTGA
- a CDS encoding NAD(P)H-dependent oxidoreductase subunit E — translation MVVSEQLDKFFDEKMRNYPIRRSFLVPMLLYTQDELGYLSDEAIAYIAHKVDLTELEIRNVVSYYSMLTTKPRGKFNVQVCTNISCMLRGAEEIYEHCQKKLGVGHKQTTADGLFSLEEVECIGACSWAPAMQVNYDYHEKLTPETVDNILEGYAIKAKQ, via the coding sequence ATGGTTGTCTCCGAACAACTCGACAAGTTCTTCGACGAGAAGATGCGGAACTATCCCATCCGGCGGTCGTTCCTTGTCCCCATGCTGCTCTACACCCAGGACGAGCTTGGCTACCTCTCCGACGAAGCCATCGCCTATATCGCGCACAAGGTCGACCTGACCGAGCTGGAGATCCGCAACGTGGTCAGTTACTACTCCATGCTCACCACCAAGCCGCGCGGCAAGTTCAACGTCCAGGTGTGCACCAACATCAGTTGCATGCTCCGCGGCGCGGAGGAGATCTACGAACACTGCCAGAAGAAGCTCGGCGTCGGCCACAAGCAGACCACGGCGGATGGCCTGTTCTCACTGGAAGAAGTCGAGTGCATCGGCGCCTGTTCCTGGGCCCCGGCCATGCAGGTCAACTACGACTACCACGAGAAGCTGACGCCCGAAACCGTGGACAATATCCTGGAAGGCTACGCCATCAAGGCAAAACAGTAA